In Brassica rapa cultivar Chiifu-401-42 chromosome A06, CAAS_Brap_v3.01, whole genome shotgun sequence, a single window of DNA contains:
- the LOC103827943 gene encoding 5-dehydro-2-deoxygluconokinase produces the protein MTSRSNEAIPGHPIVLGCGQLCLDYLVTVPSFPVPDQKIRATSFKVQGGGNTGNTLTCAARLGLASRILAKVADDSQGRWMLEELESSGVDTSFCVTAKDGVSHFNYVIVDNQTNTRTCVFTPGYPPLLPDDLTESLLVDVLDRVRVIHVTGRSRETELLLAQKAHSKNVSILINAEKRREGLDKLLDLADYAVCSTHFPQAWTESPSAPSALLSMLIRLPKLKFVIMTLGEDGCAMLERCPNEVPESEETDIDELHESLKQSTDFTSVLPVCNSSMVTRLKGNVTGRLYIVTAEKIPSSELMDTTGAGDAFTGGLLYGLCTDMTLEETLTFASRVAACCCRGLGARTTLPFRTDPNLAAFLGA, from the exons ATGACATCTCGCTCCAACGAAGCTATTCCGGGTCACCCGATTGTC CTTGGTTGTGGTCAACTTTGTTTGGATTACTTAGTAACTGTACCGTCTTTTCCAGTTCCCGACCAAAAGATCCGAGCCACGAGCTTCAAG GTTCAAGGAGGTGGAAACACTGGGAATACGTTGACATGCGCTGCTCGTTTGGGTTTGGCTTCTAGGATCTTAGCTAAG GTTGCTGATGATTCTCAAGGGAGATGGATGCTAGAGGAACTAGAATCTAGCGGCGTCGATACTTCCTTTTGTGTG ACAGCTAAAGATGGAGTTTCACATTTTAATTACGTCATTGTAGATAACCAAAC GAATACTCGCACGTGCGTTTTCACACCAGGATATCCTCCTTTGCTCCCAGATGACCTTACAGAATCCCTCCTTGTAGATGTGCTTGATAGGGTGAGAGTTATACATGTAACTGGAAGGTCTCGAGAAACCGAATTGCTTCTTGCGCAAAAG GCACATAGCAAGAATGTATCCATCTTAATCAACGCGGAGAAAAGACGGGAGGGACTAGATAAGCTCCTTGACTTAGCTGATTATGCCGTTTGCTCTACTCACTTCCCTCAG GCTTGGACTGAGTCACCATCAGCACCTAGTGCGCTTCTCTCTATGCTCATTAGACTACCGAAGCTAAAGTTTGTGATCATGACTTTGGGGGAAGACGGTTGTGCGATGCTCGAGAGATGTCCCAATG AGGTTCCAGAATCAGAAGAAACAGACATCGATGAACTACACGAGTCTCTGAAGCAAAGCACAGACTTTACAAGTGTTTTACCGGTCTGCAATTCATCG ATGGTTACTAGACTGAAAGGAAATGTTACAGGGAGATTGTATATCGTAACAGCTGAGAAAATACCTTCATCGGAGCTTATGGACACAACAGGTGCAGGAGATGCGTTCACCGGAGGTTTGCTCTATG GTTTGTGCACAGACATGACTTTAGAAGAAACGCTGACATTTGCATCTCGAGTA GCTGCTTGTTGCTGCAGAGGTTTAGGGGCTCGAACAACTCTTCCATTCCGTACTGATCCAAATCTTGCAGCTTTCTTGGGAGCATGA
- the LOC103827942 gene encoding alcohol dehydrogenase class-3: MATQGQVITCKAAVAYEPNKPLVIEDVQVAPPQAGEVRIKILFTALCHTDAYTWSGKDPEGLFPCILGHEAAGIVESVGEGVTEVQPGDHVIPCYQAECRECKFCKSGKTNLCGKVRSATGVGVMMNDRKSRFSVNGKPIYHFMGTSTFSQYTVVHDVSVAKIDPQAPLEKVCLLGCGVPTGLGAVWNTAKVEPGSNVAIFGLGTVGLAVAEGAKTAGATRIIGIDIDSKKYETAKKFGVNEFVNPKDHQKPIQEVIVDLTDGGVDYSFECIGNVSVMRAALECCHKGWGTSVIVGVAASGQEISTRPFQLVTGRVWKGTAFGGFKSRTQVPWLVEKYMNKEIKVDEYITHNMTLGEINKAFDLLHEGTCLRCVLSTSD, encoded by the exons ATGGCGACTCAAGGTCAGGTTATCACATGCAAAG CTGCGGTGGCTTACGAGCCGAACAAACCTCTGGTCATCGAAGACGTGCAAGTGGCTCCCCCTCAGGCCGGTGAGGTTCGCATCAAGATCCTCTTCACCGCTCTCTGTCACACCGACGCCTACACCTGGAGCGGCAAG GATCCTGAAGGTCTCTTCCCTTGTATCCTCGGTCACGAGGCTGCTGG GATTGTTGAGAGTGTTGGCGAAGGTGTAACTGAGGTTCAACCTGGGGACCATGTTATCCCTTGTTACCAAGCCGAGTGCCGTGAATGCAAGTTCTGCAAATCTGGCAAGACTAACCTCTGCGGCAAGGTTCGATCCGCTACTGGTGTTGGGGTTATGATGAACGACCGTAAGAGCCGCTTCTCCGTTAATGGGAAACCCATTTATCACTTCATGGGTACCTCCACGTTTAGTCAGTACACTGTTGTTCATGATGTTAGTGTGGCTAAAATCGATCCTCAGGCTCCTTTGGAGAAAGTCTGCCTTCTTGGTTGTGGTGTTCCCACTG GCCTTGGAGCAGTATGGAACACTGCAAAAGTAGAGCCTGGGTCAAATGTTGCCATTTTTGGTCTTGGGACCGTGGGGCTTGCT GTTGCTGAGGGTGCGAAAACAGCTGGTGCTACAAGGATCATTGGCATTGATATTGACAGCAAGAAGTATGAAACTG CAAAGAAGTTTGGTGTTAATGAGTTTGTGAACCCAAAGGACCACCAAAAGCCAATTCAGGAAGTGATTGTCGATCTCACTGATGGTGGTGTTGACTACAGCTTTGAGTGTATTGGGAATGTCTCCGTGATGAGAGCCGCATTGGAGTGCTGTCACAAG GGATGGGGAACTTCAGTTATAGTCGGTGTTGCAGCATCAGGACAAGAGATATCAACCCGACCGTTCCAACTCgtgactggccgtgtgtggaaAGGAACAGCTTTTGGTGGTTTCAAGAGTCGAACCCAAGTGCCTTGGCTTGTAGAGAAGTATATGAACAAG GAGATCAAAGTGGATGAGTACATAACGCACAACATGACCTTGGGAGAGATCAACAAGGCTTTTGACCTGTTGCATGAAGGCACTTGCCTTCGTTGTGTCCTCAGTACCAGCGACTGA